Genomic DNA from Lutibacter sp. A80:
TTGTTGCTTTTTTGGGTGTGATTACTATATCTTCTGCAACTTTTTTACCATTAATAAATCCTTCTGCTTTTAGGGTTCCTGCTTCAAAAGAACCAACATTAAAGGTAAATGGTGGATGATTTAAATTGGTTGTATTCTTATCTGAATCTGGTTGTTGCGTTGCAATTAATTTATCATTTAAAAATAATTTTACTTCATCACAGTTTGAATACACTTTTACATCAATAGGTGATTTTTCGTTCCAATATGTTGCAAGTTTTAAAACTACACCATCTTTAACGGTTCTCTGACTTTGATAAAAATAATATCCAAATTTGGGTAATCTAAAAATATCCATTAAGCCAGAGTATTCTATATCATCATGGTATCCACGATTATAATCATACATTACCCAGTAACTATCTGAATAAGCTTTTGTATTTAAATTATCGTTATGAGCTTCTTGAACATTATATGCTTGTTGTAATAAACCAACCTCACCATTTGCACGTGGTTGTCTACTACTCATTTCATCTCTTAATTCATTTGGTAAGTTATCTTGATTTAAACCAGCATTTTTAGAATAATATTCCCAATCTCCATATTCTGAAACTGAATATGGCTGATTCTCTTTTAAATCATGTGGATGTAAAATTCTATGTTGGCGCGCTTGCAAATAAATATCATAAACATCATCCATCCATCCACAAGAGTATACGTGTTCTCCTGGATACTCTGCATGTACAATTTTGTTGAGTTCTTCCATAAAAAAGATAGGCATTTTTGTTTCGTTCAAAGAAACTTCCCAAGCTAAAACACTCGGTCTATTTCTATCTCTACGAATTAAATTTGTAGCAGATTTATAACAGTAGTCTCTAAAAGAATCGGTATCATTATAAAACTGCCACCCCATAATTGCATTAATTACAACTATTCCTAATTCATCACAAGCATCCATAAATGCCGGTGAATGTGGGTAGTGAGATAATCTTATGTAATTGAAACCTCCATCTTTAATTTTTTTAGCATCTCTATATTGGGCATTGTCAGATAAAGCATAACCTATAAAAGGATATTCTTGATGGCGATTTACACCTCTTAAAAATGTTTTTTCACCATTTATATATAACTCATCGTTTTTAAAAGTAAATTCTCTAATTCCAAAACGCGTAGTTTTTTTATCTACAATATCTCCATTTATTAAAACTGAAGTTTCTAAATGGTATAAATTTGGATCTTTTGGAGACCAAAGTTTTGCATTTACAATGGATATTTGTTCTTCTAATTCAACATCTGATTCTGCCATAATTGAAACATCAGATGAAGTCACTTCTTTAACCAATTCATTTTTATAATAAACAGCATGTTTTAATTCTAAATTACTAGCGTTTCTATCTTCATTTACAATATGAGTTTTTACATTTATAGTAGATTCTTCTTTAGAAACTTTTGGATATGTAATAAAAATACCACCACCTGCTACTTTGTTTGCTACAATTGGGTTTGAAA
This window encodes:
- a CDS encoding glycoside hydrolase family 2 TIM barrel-domain containing protein: MRIVKLIGILFFTVVALQSCKKGTTHKISINSDWKFKLLSDSNLNEDKMHSIEFDDSSWQQVSLPHTANIEPLVVNNQWQGICWYRKVFDVPKNESDKKVFLELEAAMNYSKIWINGLEVSSHHGGYLPVVVDITNYLKSGDKNVIAVRLDNTDNLVTGPKPLKRLDFNMYGGLYRNAWLTVKNNVYISNPIVANKVAGGGIFITYPKVSKEESTINVKTHIVNEDRNASNLELKHAVYYKNELVKEVTSSDVSIMAESDVELEEQISIVNAKLWSPKDPNLYHLETSVLINGDIVDKKTTRFGIREFTFKNDELYINGEKTFLRGVNRHQEYPFIGYALSDNAQYRDAKKIKDGGFNYIRLSHYPHSPAFMDACDELGIVVINAIMGWQFYNDTDSFRDYCYKSATNLIRRDRNRPSVLAWEVSLNETKMPIFFMEELNKIVHAEYPGEHVYSCGWMDDVYDIYLQARQHRILHPHDLKENQPYSVSEYGDWEYYSKNAGLNQDNLPNELRDEMSSRQPRANGEVGLLQQAYNVQEAHNDNLNTKAYSDSYWVMYDYNRGYHDDIEYSGLMDIFRLPKFGYYFYQSQRTVKDGVVLKLATYWNEKSPIDVKVYSNCDEVKLFLNDKLIATQQPDSDKNTTNLNHPPFTFNVGSFEAGTLKAEGFINGKKVAEDIVITPKKATSLKVWLDESGKAPEAGVNDVLFLYIAAVDENGTIVPDFSEEVELNFGENIEVMNVGKVTAEAGIATALIRIGAKIGKTKVSVKSRDLLGELELNIE